Proteins encoded together in one Stutzerimonas stutzeri window:
- a CDS encoding DUF2790 domain-containing protein, with protein MNTGRIMAALSLMTVTSLTMAGGSSDSTYGEMIRANEKAMQEYAISTGKNPPKVVHYRYGMELDIAKVIQTTRTDITCNEVIPAQMTYEDSKGNLNILEYHVAGTNCPG; from the coding sequence ATGAACACTGGCAGAATCATGGCCGCATTATCATTGATGACGGTAACTTCGCTGACCATGGCTGGAGGTAGTTCGGATAGCACTTATGGAGAAATGATTCGCGCAAACGAAAAGGCGATGCAGGAATACGCCATCTCCACCGGAAAGAATCCACCAAAAGTAGTGCACTATCGTTATGGAATGGAGCTAGACATTGCCAAAGTCATCCAAACCACACGAACTGACATAACTTGCAATGAGGTGATACCAGCACAGATGACTTACGAGGACTCCAAGGGCAACTTAAATATTCTTGAATATCATGTAGCTGGAACTAACTGCCCGGGATAA
- a CDS encoding efflux RND transporter periplasmic adaptor subunit: protein MKRSMILGAGTFALATAIAGFAGGYLMAQKPISSETVDSSAPQERKVLYYRNPMGLADTSPVPKKDPMGMDYIPVYADEAPTVAQGERKVLYYRNPMGLPDTSPVPKKDSMGMDYIAVYEGEESGSTVTISPEKIQLLGVLTSPVERRVLTRTVRAVGTVQVDERGQYTLAPKFDGWIEKLHVNTTGEPVRKGQPLIDVYSPELVSAQQEFLIANAGRQRLAAGSANARQGVASLSESAMQRLRNWDIGEAQLERLRRTGKTSRTLTITAPVDGVVLDKPALEGMRFQAGDALYRIADLDTVWLIAEVFEQDLALVKPGQAVQLTVSAYPGRHFTGEVTFIYPDLSPQTRTVKVRIELSNPDGLLKPAMFGTAQLAAGERTPVLAVPDSAVIDSGTRQVALVALGEGRFEPRELLTGRLADGFLEVLEGLGEGESVVTRANFLIDAESNLKAALSGMSPKSAAADAHDHGSHESPGHAATPTDADAHSAHAAHASHAGHTVPIESSTDAHVGSHGSSEADASPSDGHDHENHATPDAHSGHVMPDSHSNSHGGH from the coding sequence ATGAAACGCAGCATGATTCTGGGCGCCGGCACGTTCGCCCTCGCCACCGCAATCGCCGGGTTTGCCGGCGGTTACCTGATGGCGCAAAAGCCAATTTCCTCAGAGACCGTCGATAGCAGCGCGCCACAGGAGCGCAAGGTCCTCTACTACCGTAATCCCATGGGCCTGGCCGACACCTCGCCGGTGCCGAAGAAGGACCCGATGGGGATGGACTACATCCCGGTGTATGCCGACGAGGCGCCCACTGTCGCGCAGGGCGAGCGCAAGGTTCTCTACTACCGCAATCCCATGGGGCTGCCGGACACCTCGCCAGTGCCGAAGAAGGACTCTATGGGCATGGACTACATCGCCGTCTACGAGGGTGAGGAATCCGGAAGCACCGTCACCATCAGCCCCGAGAAGATCCAGCTACTGGGCGTGTTGACCTCGCCGGTCGAGCGCCGAGTGCTCACGCGCACGGTGCGTGCCGTCGGTACGGTGCAGGTGGACGAGCGCGGCCAGTACACCCTGGCGCCGAAGTTCGACGGATGGATTGAGAAGCTCCACGTAAACACCACCGGTGAGCCGGTCCGCAAGGGTCAGCCGCTGATAGACGTGTATAGCCCCGAGTTGGTCTCGGCGCAGCAGGAGTTCTTGATCGCCAATGCTGGACGACAGCGCCTAGCGGCTGGCAGTGCGAATGCCAGGCAGGGGGTCGCCTCACTCTCAGAATCTGCCATGCAGCGGCTACGCAACTGGGATATTGGCGAAGCACAGCTTGAGCGCTTGCGCCGTACCGGCAAAACCAGCCGTACCTTGACGATCACCGCTCCGGTGGATGGGGTCGTACTGGACAAACCGGCGTTGGAAGGCATGCGCTTCCAGGCCGGGGACGCTCTCTACCGAATTGCGGACCTCGATACCGTCTGGCTTATCGCTGAGGTATTCGAGCAGGACCTGGCGTTGGTAAAACCGGGGCAAGCGGTACAGCTCACGGTCAGCGCCTATCCAGGCCGCCATTTCACTGGCGAGGTGACCTTCATCTACCCCGATCTCTCGCCGCAGACCCGCACTGTAAAGGTTCGTATCGAGCTGTCCAATCCCGACGGCCTGCTCAAGCCGGCCATGTTTGGCACTGCCCAGCTGGCTGCTGGGGAGCGCACACCCGTGCTCGCGGTTCCCGACTCGGCGGTGATCGACAGCGGCACTCGGCAGGTCGCACTGGTCGCCCTGGGTGAGGGTCGCTTTGAGCCGCGCGAACTGCTCACCGGCAGACTGGCAGACGGCTTTCTTGAAGTGCTTGAAGGGCTGGGCGAGGGAGAGTCCGTGGTCACGCGGGCCAACTTCCTGATCGATGCCGAGAGCAACCTCAAGGCAGCGCTGAGCGGCATGAGCCCGAAGTCGGCGGCAGCCGATGCCCATGATCATGGGAGCCACGAAAGTCCTGGCCATGCCGCCACCCCGACCGATGCCGACGCACACAGCGCTCATGCCGCTCATGCCAGTCACGCCGGCCACACCGTCCCAATTGAGAGCAGCACTGACGCTCATGTCGGCAGTCACGGAAGCAGCGAGGCTGATGCGTCGCCAAGTGATGGGCATGACCATGAAAACCACGCCACGCCAGACGCGCATTCCGGCCACGTCATGCCGGATAGCCACAGCAATTCCCATGGAGGGCATTGA
- a CDS encoding efflux RND transporter permease subunit has protein sequence MLSRIIEWSVRNVFLVLLATLIIIGAGVYAVVKTPLDALPDLSDVQVIVYTEFPGQAPQVVEDQVTYPLTTALLSVPNSKVVRGFSFFGASFVYVIFEDGTDIYWARSRVLEYLNFASKSLPAGVTPALGPDATGVGWVYQYALTSARHTLAELRTLQDWFVRYQLTKAEGVSEIASIGGFVQQYQVTVDPQKLQAYDIPLSRISDVIRTSNADVGGRIVEMSETEYMVRGRGYLRGAADIEKLVLKAAGGVPVLLRDVARVELGPDERRGVVELNGEGEVVGGIAVARYGENAMNVIDNLKAKIEEIRPGLPEGVEIEPVYDRSDLIQRAVDNLKVTLLEESIIVALVCIVFLLHVRSALVAILMLPVGILIAFILMRWLGLNSNIMSLGGIAIAIGAMVDAAIVMIENAHKHLERASPDKPRAEVIIEACREVGPALFFSLLIITVSFLPVFTLESQEGRMFSPLAFTKTFAMAGAALLSVTLVPVLMLLFVRGRIIPEHKNPVNRFLIWIYRPIIHIVLRWKVTTIVVALVVLGVSILPARQLGSEFMPRLNEGTLLYMPASLPGMSITKAAELMQVQDRIIKSFPEVASVFGKAGRAATATDPAPIEMFETVVNLKPEEHWRPGMTMDKLIAEMDEALRFPGVANSWTMPIQGRLDMLSTGIRTPIGIKVFGMDLAGIERLATQIETVVQAVPGTTSAFAERITGGFYLDIAPDYDALARYGLTVGEVQMVIATALGGELVTTTVEGRERFGVSVRYPRELRSDPQRIATEVLVPTPGGAQIPLGQLTDISVSKGAPSIRTENALLSAYIYVDIRGRDIGSYVREAQQAVNDQVTFPPGYYVTWSGQFEYMERAAERLKIVVPLTLVLIFLLLYLNFRRLTETLIVMLSVPFSLVGGIWLMWALGYNFSVAVVVGFIALAGVAAETGVIMLIYLDHALAERRAEREAAGEQLTVADLYQAVITGAVERVRPKMMTVVAIMAGLLPIMWGTGTGSEVMRRIAAPMVGGMISSTVLTLVVIPAIYMLVKQRSLR, from the coding sequence ATGCTCTCCAGAATCATTGAATGGTCGGTTCGCAACGTCTTCCTGGTGTTGCTCGCCACGTTGATCATTATCGGCGCCGGCGTCTACGCCGTGGTGAAAACCCCGCTGGACGCGTTGCCGGATCTGTCCGACGTGCAGGTGATCGTCTACACCGAGTTTCCAGGGCAAGCGCCGCAGGTGGTAGAGGATCAGGTTACCTACCCGCTCACCACCGCACTGCTCTCGGTACCCAATTCCAAGGTGGTACGGGGCTTCTCGTTCTTTGGCGCCTCCTTCGTTTATGTGATTTTCGAGGACGGCACCGATATCTACTGGGCGCGCTCGCGGGTGCTTGAGTACTTGAACTTCGCCTCCAAGAGCCTTCCAGCTGGAGTGACACCGGCGCTGGGGCCGGACGCCACCGGCGTTGGCTGGGTCTACCAGTACGCGCTGACCAGTGCGCGGCATACCCTTGCGGAGCTGCGCACGCTGCAGGACTGGTTCGTGCGCTATCAACTCACCAAGGCCGAGGGTGTGTCCGAAATCGCCAGCATCGGCGGCTTCGTCCAGCAGTACCAGGTCACCGTCGATCCGCAGAAGCTGCAGGCCTACGACATCCCGTTGAGCCGCATTTCCGACGTCATTCGCACCAGCAATGCCGACGTGGGCGGTCGCATCGTGGAAATGAGCGAGACCGAGTACATGGTGCGCGGTCGCGGCTATTTGCGTGGTGCAGCGGACATCGAGAAACTGGTGCTCAAGGCCGCGGGCGGGGTGCCGGTTCTGCTGCGCGATGTGGCGCGCGTCGAGCTCGGCCCTGATGAGCGTCGCGGCGTGGTCGAGCTCAACGGGGAGGGCGAGGTGGTCGGCGGCATCGCCGTCGCCCGCTACGGCGAAAATGCCATGAACGTGATCGACAACCTGAAGGCCAAGATAGAGGAGATTCGTCCCGGCCTGCCGGAAGGTGTCGAGATCGAGCCGGTATACGACCGTTCGGATCTTATCCAGCGCGCCGTGGACAATCTCAAGGTCACGCTGCTGGAAGAGTCGATCATCGTCGCGCTGGTGTGCATTGTGTTTCTTCTACATGTACGCAGTGCGCTGGTGGCCATCCTCATGCTGCCGGTGGGCATCCTGATCGCCTTCATCCTCATGCGCTGGCTGGGGCTCAATTCCAACATCATGAGCCTGGGCGGCATCGCCATCGCTATCGGCGCAATGGTGGACGCGGCCATCGTGATGATTGAGAACGCGCACAAGCACCTGGAGCGAGCGTCGCCGGACAAGCCGAGGGCAGAGGTCATCATTGAAGCCTGCCGCGAGGTGGGGCCGGCGCTGTTCTTCTCGCTGCTGATCATTACCGTTTCCTTCCTACCGGTGTTCACGCTGGAGTCCCAGGAAGGACGGATGTTCTCGCCGCTCGCCTTCACCAAGACCTTCGCCATGGCGGGTGCGGCGTTACTCTCGGTGACGCTGGTGCCGGTGCTGATGCTGTTGTTCGTGCGCGGGCGGATCATCCCCGAGCACAAGAACCCGGTGAACCGTTTCCTGATCTGGATTTATCGCCCGATCATCCATATCGTGCTGCGATGGAAGGTGACAACCATCGTGGTGGCGCTCGTGGTTTTGGGCGTGAGCATCCTGCCGGCGCGCCAGCTTGGCAGCGAATTCATGCCGCGCCTCAACGAAGGCACGCTGCTGTACATGCCGGCCTCGCTCCCGGGCATGTCCATCACCAAGGCTGCGGAACTCATGCAGGTGCAGGACCGGATCATCAAGAGCTTTCCCGAGGTAGCCTCGGTATTCGGCAAGGCGGGCCGCGCGGCCACGGCCACCGACCCGGCCCCGATCGAAATGTTCGAGACGGTGGTCAACCTCAAGCCGGAAGAGCACTGGCGGCCGGGAATGACGATGGATAAGCTCATCGCCGAGATGGATGAAGCGCTCCGGTTTCCGGGTGTGGCCAACAGCTGGACCATGCCCATTCAGGGGCGCCTGGACATGCTATCTACCGGCATACGAACGCCCATTGGCATCAAGGTGTTTGGCATGGACCTCGCCGGGATCGAGCGGCTGGCCACCCAGATCGAGACGGTTGTGCAGGCGGTGCCCGGGACAACCAGCGCGTTTGCCGAGCGCATCACGGGTGGCTTCTATCTTGATATTGCCCCCGACTACGATGCCCTGGCCCGCTACGGCCTGACGGTGGGTGAGGTGCAGATGGTCATAGCCACTGCGTTGGGCGGCGAGCTTGTGACCACGACCGTGGAAGGGCGCGAGCGATTCGGCGTCAGCGTTCGCTACCCACGGGAGCTGCGCTCCGACCCGCAGCGTATTGCCACCGAGGTGCTGGTGCCAACGCCGGGCGGCGCACAAATTCCGCTCGGGCAGCTCACCGATATCAGCGTTTCCAAGGGCGCGCCCAGCATTCGTACCGAAAACGCGCTGCTCTCAGCATATATCTATGTCGATATTCGCGGCCGCGACATCGGCAGCTATGTGCGAGAGGCACAGCAGGCGGTCAATGATCAGGTGACCTTTCCACCCGGTTACTACGTGACCTGGAGCGGCCAGTTCGAATACATGGAGCGGGCGGCGGAGAGGCTAAAAATCGTCGTGCCGCTGACCCTGGTGTTGATCTTCCTGCTGCTGTACCTGAATTTCCGCCGGCTTACCGAGACGCTGATCGTCATGCTCTCGGTGCCGTTCTCGCTGGTGGGTGGTATCTGGCTCATGTGGGCGCTGGGCTACAACTTCTCGGTGGCCGTGGTGGTGGGCTTCATCGCCCTGGCTGGCGTGGCTGCCGAGACCGGTGTGATCATGCTCATCTACCTTGACCATGCGCTCGCCGAGCGCCGAGCCGAACGGGAAGCAGCCGGCGAGCAGTTAACGGTGGCTGATCTCTACCAGGCAGTCATAACTGGTGCAGTCGAGCGAGTACGGCCGAAGATGATGACGGTAGTGGCCATCATGGCCGGCCTGCTGCCGATCATGTGGGGCACCGGTACCGGCTCGGAGGTGATGCGACGCATTGCCGCGCCGATGGTGGGTGGGATGATTTCTTCCACCGTACTGACGCTTGTGGTCATTCCGGCGATCTACATGCTGGTCAAGCAGCGCAGTCTGCGGTGA
- a CDS encoding TolC family protein yields the protein MNWIVQPLPGSQRVLLAAVTLGLVLSGSVQAAPESAEFGATLPPLLDLLERQSPELRAAGYERQAAWERPDVAGSLPDPMLTFEEMGIARDDPSLSPSGVGSTRYAFRQTFPLGGKRGLAREIAEAGAEQAVARERLSRVELRSLVKLAFNEYQYAHAATQVTEELRSLVDELESIAQARYRVGLAPQQDVIKAQTEHSSLQSELLTLERDRRSTAARLNGILARPANAPLATPAGWSALPAAVPTLAELQARILGGNPQVAELNARIQEARRAEELASRNWIPDVTVGTAVVQMGNRAEEFELMLEMNIPLWGKRRSAEQREAVSMRYAAEARREAVNSRLAGSVGEAWSALETAFRQHALTARTLLPQAELTYQSALASYQTGNVDFATLLDAQRQIRQLRLSLLSYELEQRVRVVELERLVGAEL from the coding sequence ATGAACTGGATCGTTCAACCGTTGCCTGGCAGCCAACGAGTGCTGCTGGCTGCTGTCACCCTGGGCCTTGTTCTGAGCGGCAGTGTTCAAGCCGCACCAGAGTCAGCCGAATTTGGCGCCACCTTGCCTCCGCTGCTCGACCTGCTCGAACGCCAGAGCCCTGAGCTGCGGGCTGCAGGGTATGAGAGACAGGCCGCCTGGGAGCGGCCCGACGTGGCCGGCTCGCTTCCTGATCCGATGCTCACGTTCGAAGAAATGGGTATCGCCCGTGACGACCCGAGCCTCTCGCCGAGCGGCGTCGGCAGCACACGCTACGCGTTCCGTCAGACCTTTCCGCTGGGCGGCAAGCGAGGGCTTGCCCGCGAGATCGCCGAGGCGGGCGCAGAGCAGGCGGTGGCGCGCGAGCGCCTGAGCCGGGTCGAGCTCAGGAGTCTGGTCAAACTGGCCTTCAACGAATACCAGTACGCCCATGCCGCCACCCAGGTGACCGAGGAGTTGCGCAGCCTGGTGGATGAGCTTGAGAGCATCGCCCAGGCGCGCTACCGGGTCGGGCTTGCACCGCAGCAAGACGTGATCAAGGCGCAGACCGAGCACAGCAGCCTGCAGAGCGAGTTGCTAACCCTGGAGCGTGACCGGCGCAGTACTGCGGCGCGGCTCAACGGTATTCTGGCGCGCCCGGCGAACGCGCCGCTGGCGACGCCTGCCGGCTGGTCCGCGCTGCCTGCAGCGGTGCCTACCCTGGCGGAGCTGCAGGCGCGAATCCTTGGCGGCAACCCTCAAGTGGCCGAGCTCAATGCACGGATTCAGGAAGCCCGACGCGCCGAGGAGCTCGCGAGCCGGAACTGGATTCCGGATGTCACCGTCGGCACCGCCGTCGTGCAGATGGGTAACCGCGCCGAAGAATTCGAATTGATGCTGGAGATGAACATTCCCCTGTGGGGCAAGCGCCGCAGCGCCGAACAGCGCGAGGCCGTCTCCATGCGCTACGCCGCAGAAGCCCGGCGTGAAGCGGTCAACAGCCGCCTCGCCGGTAGCGTCGGTGAAGCCTGGTCGGCGTTGGAAACCGCCTTTCGACAGCACGCGCTGACCGCAAGAACACTCTTGCCGCAGGCAGAACTCACCTATCAGTCAGCGCTTGCCAGCTATCAGACCGGCAACGTCGATTTCGCCACCTTGCTCGATGCCCAGCGACAGATCCGCCAACTGCGGCTGTCGCTCCTTTCGTACGAACTGGAGCAGCGCGTACGGGTAGTGGAACTGGAGCGTCTTGTCGGAGCAGAACTATGA